Proteins from a genomic interval of Pseudodesulfovibrio nedwellii:
- a CDS encoding MBL fold metallo-hydrolase → MSNDKKNISRRDFVKGAATGLVAGAFAGMGLYSYSPWAYDAMPDKERKQHDFGACRNVRITNISETSWFNNAHLIGDIHEAGGLLVNQYTLNWAPFANGKGSAQGSYKEGIGSIKELLPNDLKKAWDIQKKLALHPDNPGGYSCLIEVEALDGTVHKYLLDTGWSYEWMEDSFKREGIDKMLQEQEIEALFISHEHWDHFWGLPVTMKYDNRIPLYVHDGFYEEGLQYIKDSGYKGDLVIADKPVTEIIPGMALLKFDVPIINRVFGETSLAFNIKDRGLVLISGCCHQGILKFADFAYSNLKYDKDKFYGIYGGLHISPFEDWDPKYDDLVISLGQWGFERIGCNHCTGHLTAKKFIEAGYPVVRGTARFRSASKDYLGNGDKISFGC, encoded by the coding sequence ATGAGTAACGATAAAAAGAACATCAGCAGACGCGACTTTGTAAAAGGCGCTGCAACAGGTCTTGTCGCAGGTGCATTCGCCGGAATGGGACTGTATTCCTACAGCCCTTGGGCCTATGACGCCATGCCCGACAAGGAACGTAAACAGCATGACTTCGGTGCATGCCGCAACGTCCGCATTACCAACATCTCCGAGACCAGTTGGTTCAACAATGCTCACCTTATCGGCGACATCCACGAGGCAGGCGGCCTGCTTGTCAACCAATACACCCTGAACTGGGCACCATTTGCCAACGGCAAGGGATCAGCGCAGGGTTCCTACAAAGAGGGCATTGGTTCCATCAAGGAACTGCTTCCCAACGACCTGAAAAAAGCATGGGACATCCAAAAGAAACTGGCTTTGCACCCGGACAACCCGGGTGGATATTCATGCCTTATCGAAGTGGAAGCTCTCGACGGTACCGTCCACAAGTACCTGCTGGACACCGGCTGGTCCTATGAATGGATGGAAGACAGCTTCAAACGTGAAGGCATCGACAAGATGCTTCAGGAGCAAGAAATTGAAGCCCTGTTCATCTCGCATGAGCACTGGGACCACTTCTGGGGTCTGCCCGTCACCATGAAATACGACAACCGTATTCCCTTGTATGTACACGACGGTTTCTACGAAGAAGGCCTCCAGTACATCAAAGACTCCGGTTACAAGGGAGATCTGGTCATCGCAGACAAGCCCGTCACGGAAATCATTCCGGGCATGGCACTCCTCAAGTTCGATGTCCCCATCATCAACCGCGTATTCGGCGAAACCTCCCTTGCCTTCAACATCAAGGATCGTGGGCTGGTGCTCATCTCCGGTTGTTGTCATCAGGGCATCCTGAAGTTTGCCGACTTTGCCTACTCAAACCTGAAGTACGACAAAGACAAGTTCTACGGCATCTATGGCGGTCTGCACATCTCACCCTTTGAAGATTGGGACCCCAAATACGATGACCTCGTGATCTCCCTTGGACAGTGGGGCTTCGAGCGCATTGGCTGCAACCATTGCACCGGCCACCTCACCGCCAAGAAGTTCATCGAAGCCGGATATCCGGTCGTGCGTGGAACCGCGCGCTTCCGGTCCGCTTCAAAAGATTACCTCGGTAACGGCGACAAGATCAGCTTCGGCTGCTAA
- a CDS encoding FadR/GntR family transcriptional regulator has product MASAQRPILCQKVTAMLQGGSFSIGDRLPGERRLAEMFHTSRNTIREVLCNLETMGYLEIKEKSGCYLKSKQGRISWEMLRKRKSQTANHQLIETLMFVAPKLAKAEALRLSPANIASLEKATARLGEAIVNFDLSMVSRQYIAFFLALAEASQNDYLILLMNELSVASQNLEHVGTGLSEVQIDSLFAYHVELFNALKNGQPEQAESLAEQCMQTFHQLVLPEN; this is encoded by the coding sequence ATGGCTTCTGCACAACGTCCCATACTTTGTCAAAAGGTAACCGCAATGCTTCAGGGAGGCTCCTTTTCCATAGGAGACAGACTTCCTGGGGAGCGTCGACTGGCTGAAATGTTTCATACAAGCCGCAACACTATCAGAGAGGTGCTCTGCAACCTTGAGACCATGGGATACCTTGAGATCAAGGAAAAGAGCGGCTGTTATCTAAAAAGTAAACAGGGACGCATTTCTTGGGAGATGCTGCGAAAACGCAAAAGTCAGACCGCCAATCATCAGTTGATTGAGACTCTCATGTTTGTCGCCCCAAAACTGGCAAAAGCCGAGGCTCTTCGCCTCTCTCCCGCGAACATCGCCTCGCTGGAAAAAGCCACGGCACGACTTGGTGAGGCCATCGTCAACTTCGACCTTTCCATGGTCAGTCGACAATACATCGCTTTTTTTCTGGCCTTGGCCGAGGCCTCCCAAAACGATTATCTCATTCTGTTGATGAATGAACTTTCAGTGGCTTCGCAAAACCTTGAGCACGTCGGCACAGGGCTTTCCGAGGTACAGATAGACTCGCTTTTCGCCTATCACGTGGAGCTGTTTAACGCATTGAAAAATGGGCAACCGGAACAGGCGGAAAGCCTCGCTGAACAATGCATGCAGACCTTTCACCAACTGGTCCTGCCAGAAAATTAA
- a CDS encoding PAS domain-containing protein, which produces MSKQMDGESDSCTEMGKRLESYLEVIPAIVWRIDIVGKEISFLNSHTLQPHGEKVRAIMQNPQSAERLVLSEDRERFQHSLKQLLHRQKATCVFRIQVDEGVNRWFKLAGMPDPEHPTSSVGVLMDITSHVSTILATEGRPGLSVRIDLVDDPVLLVRFTDRSISMVNTAADQLLGYSKKQLTNLHLQELLQDTPGTDLFQIYESLIFSDYWNGELYVTDSIGRSHQCSARIQVIARDEENLLWITLSHLNECKACKGVPVRGNEVLPSKTVSAAMRKCSTVKALLESMLKALPKNSPTEAIMLSKIFIDKGIVSVTGVGEPFGGELEDLVHPYEGSIAKNIVRFELDNHVVMETSKSIKPIDWALFIPHGIHSYYAQPFFEDGILTSVLIFCSTQKGSYDPDADAPLSALHQEFFTHLERCLQK; this is translated from the coding sequence ATGTCGAAGCAAATGGACGGCGAGTCCGATTCCTGTACTGAGATGGGAAAAAGACTTGAGAGCTATCTTGAAGTAATTCCAGCCATTGTCTGGAGAATTGATATTGTTGGCAAAGAGATATCATTTCTCAATTCCCACACTCTCCAGCCGCATGGCGAAAAAGTTCGAGCCATCATGCAAAACCCGCAATCGGCTGAACGGCTGGTCCTCTCTGAAGACCGAGAACGGTTTCAGCACAGCCTCAAGCAGCTTCTCCATCGACAAAAAGCGACATGCGTATTCCGTATACAAGTGGATGAGGGAGTAAATAGGTGGTTCAAACTTGCGGGAATGCCTGACCCTGAACACCCAACAAGCTCCGTAGGCGTGCTCATGGATATCACCTCTCATGTCAGTACCATTCTGGCGACAGAAGGCCGCCCTGGACTTTCCGTCAGGATCGACCTCGTTGATGACCCCGTACTTCTTGTCCGGTTTACTGACCGTTCCATCAGCATGGTCAACACGGCAGCGGATCAATTGCTGGGGTACAGCAAAAAACAACTGACCAACCTTCATTTGCAGGAGCTGTTGCAGGACACTCCCGGCACAGACCTCTTTCAAATCTATGAAAGTCTCATCTTTTCAGACTATTGGAATGGTGAACTCTATGTGACCGACAGCATAGGCAGAAGCCATCAGTGTTCGGCACGGATTCAAGTCATCGCCCGCGACGAAGAGAATCTCCTCTGGATCACTCTGTCGCACCTCAATGAATGCAAGGCATGCAAAGGGGTTCCAGTCAGAGGAAACGAAGTCCTTCCATCCAAAACTGTCAGTGCTGCCATGCGAAAATGTTCTACGGTCAAAGCCCTCTTGGAAAGCATGCTTAAAGCACTGCCGAAGAACTCCCCCACGGAAGCCATCATGCTTTCCAAAATCTTCATCGACAAAGGAATTGTTTCCGTCACAGGAGTCGGAGAGCCATTCGGAGGAGAACTGGAAGACCTGGTGCATCCATATGAAGGCTCCATTGCCAAAAACATAGTGCGTTTCGAACTCGACAACCATGTTGTTATGGAGACATCAAAGAGCATCAAACCCATTGATTGGGCTCTTTTCATCCCGCACGGCATTCATTCCTATTATGCACAGCCCTTTTTCGAAGATGGAATTCTGACCAGTGTTCTCATTTTTTGTTCAACGCAGAAAGGAAGTTACGACCCAGACGCAGACGCTCCTCTATCCGCTTTACACCAGGAGTTCTTCACACATCTGGAGCGTTGCCTACAAAAATAA